tggtAGGGTATTCGTTCGAAGACTGTTTgcacaatttaagaagagtgttgaaaaggtgtgtggagacaaatttagTGTTGAACTAggagaagtgccattttatggtacaagaaggtatagtgctggggcatcgagtgtccagtaagggtattgaggttgaccatgctaaggttgagGTGATCGAGAAGTTTCCACCGCCCACTTCAGTTAAGGCAGTAAGAAGTTTCCTCGGGCACGCCGGGTTCTACATgcgatttataaaggatttctctaaatttgctaaccccttatgtaaactccttgaaaaggatcattcttttgtgttttctgatgactgcaggttagcatttgaggagctgaagaggagactggtgactgcaccaatcatcgttgcacccaactgggagcaaccatttgagTTCATGTGTGATGCGATTGGAGGGGTTAATTAATTGTCGATTCTTTTTTGTCTCTATAtatttctgtatgttatatacaaaaaaaatatatgatttttcTACACTTTTATGGCTACTAGATGTTTGCCCATTAAGTTTCTAAACTTTGCTCTCTATTAGAGGAAAGGAGAAAAAGAGTAAACAAGAAAAAATATTTCCACAATAAAGGAGCAGCTCCTTGGAAGTGTGGATATTAATGCTGTTGGAGGTATCAACATTTGCTCTGTTAAATTTCttaaatttctgattttttttttttgaggaaAGAGTAATGTGGATATGTATATTTTTGAAGCTTTGCTTTCCTCCTATTGGGGAGTTTTCATCCTGTTCTTTAATGAGCTCATGAAATTTGAAATCTTTTTGCTTTTCTTGCATCTGTTCCTGTAATAATTCTTTTTTCCCCTTGTGTTACTgcttttagtttgcagaatacaTGGTACAACTATTATCTGTCAAATTCTATGGATTAACTCAGAATGCATTTTGAAATTTTGTAGTAAATAACAAATCGATGTGGACTATTGGATATCTTTCACATTACTCTTCTGGAAACAAAGCCCAAAATTTTCTGTGGACGCCAAAATTAATCAGCGTTTAATTTGAAATAGAATGTGAAATTTTACCACAAAATTGGACCTGTTCCTATGTGAAGTTTCCAAATGCatctaaaaaaagaaaaaagggaaaaatttcTTGGATCTTATTTCATGGGAATATCTTTAGTCAGATTGATCAGTTGGTACATGCTTATGTTGGGATATTTAGTAGAGATTTGCTTGGGCTTGAAAGAATTCCATGTTAATGAGATTgagtatcaacaataacaacaacaacaaacccagtgattTCCCACCAATGGGGTCTGTGAAGGTATTATgaacgcagccttacccctaccctggaagggcagagaggctgtttccgatggACCCTCGGCCGGAGAGATTGAGTATCAACGAATCAAATAAACAGTTTGGTAGAGTCATCCAGGAAAACACCATTTTCCTTTTAATTCAAGGATTTCCATCTTAATTAACTTCATTGGTAAAGAATAGAAAATCACTAATAATCTACCTGATATGCAGAATGGGTTAAATGATTATTCATTTCTACTGCTAATACTATTCTCACGGTCATAGTACCAAATTCCAGTAATTTGCGTCGTAAGCCATTGTACTTCGGTTATGGTGAGTGAATACTTCCTTCTGTGTTGCTTTCATTTTCAAGATTACGTTAAGGTGAGGAACTCCAAAATTTTCTGTAATGCAATATGGAACTTCGCAATAGGGTCTTGTGGTTGGTAAAATCTTGATGACCCTTTAATTTATTTGAGAATCATTTCTGTTTCTGCGCCAAAAACCAAGGGTTTGATATAAATCTTGATAGTTTTCGTGACCTGTTGTACAATGTAGAATCCCTGGATCCAGAAGTGAAGATCTTGAGCCTTGAAATTAAGTCCCCTGGTAGATCTGATATTGTTCTCCCTATCCCTGCGGACGGAAATCCCAAGAGCCCATGGTTCGTCCTGAAAGAAGGGAGCAAATACAGCCTAAAGTTTACATTCCAGGTCAGCAATAACATAGTGACTGGTCTTAAATACACAAACACAGTTTGGAAAACCGGTATCAAAGGTACTATTCCGCCCCTTCACGTTTCCACCTCTATGTCAATATGTTAATTCTTAGGCCTAACTAGTTTATTCTTGATGTTTTTAACTAATGTATTTCCTTCTTTCACAAATGTTATTTTAGTGGACAGCACGAAACAAATGATCGGGGCATTCAGTCCTCAATTGGAGCCTTATACACATGAAATGCCAGAAGACACCACCCCTTCTGGTATTTTTGCGAGAGGATCTTACTCTGCTAGGACaaaggtaatttttcttttttctatttaatgctcttatcatattctTTATCTAACCATTCAGTACACATACTAATCCTATAAACGCCAGAAACTGAATTATGAAGCTTGTGCATGGCTTAGTTATGAGCGAATCTGCAAGCTTATCATGCATTGAATTTGGCGAATCTCATACAAGGGGACCACTTTTTGTTTCCCTTCATTCttcttttatattttgttttctaCTAATTTAAAGTCTTCCAGTGAAGGACAAGTACATTAAAATACTAAATGAAGCAGAGTTATTCGGTTTACTAGAGTTTTGTACACAACATTTGCATTGTAACAATCACCCTAACTGAAATTTGTAGGTTGTCGGACGTTTTCACATGTATATCTTTTTGGCCCTTAGAAGATAAGGCGTCGCTAAAAAGTGCTTCTAAGCAATACCAAATTAAGTCCTTTTTCTTGTTTTTGCTTTGTATGCAGTTTCTTGATGATGATAACAAGTGCTATTTGGAGATCAACTATACATTTGAAATCAAGAAAGATTGGCAGGAAAAATGAATGACGTCATGACTTGAATTGTTGCCCCCCATACTAATCTTGTTTTCGTTCGTCACAATTATCTCAGTTTTTTTCTGCTAGTTTTACAGAAGAGAAAAAAGAGGGGGAAAGAGAGAGAACTACCTGCTACAATTGATTACATCAAATGATGAAAGAGGAGTGAATTTAGCAGTTGGGGTTCTTGTTTTGTTGAGTGTCTATTCAATAAAGTTTGAGCTTTTACATGTGACAGATTAACAAAAGGCTCTCTTTCTTCCTTTCTCTCAATCAAGTTTCATGTGCATATGTGTGATTGTATTTCTTTTTGAATGTTCTAAAACTGTGAAGATATCTTTTTCAAGAATCTAGAGATTTTGTTCATCtacatttttcttaattttctcATTATGATATTGCATCCTTTTACTTACCTTCCAACCAAAGTTTGTCAAAGTTATCTTCTTTGGCTACTTTTCTCTTTTGACTTTAGTCACTTGTTATTTTCTTTTGGCTACCTCAACCACTTCTGCCACTATCTTTTCCCATAATTTAACTTGACATTTATGCAATGGCATGATTGTTCATGATTTTTCTGGGTAAAAACCTATAAAAGAGTGTCATTTGTATGGTAACCAGACCCTTCTGGTTCTTATATTTACTTTTGTTGAGATAAGCCTCGTGTAAATGTATGGTAGACCTAAAAATACATGTCGAGTTCTACAATTATTTAAATGATGTGGACTAAGAGTTTTGAATGTTCCCCTCCAAGACCGTGTTCGAACCATGTCGCAGACAAAAGCCACTAGTCCTCAGGGATTAGTGGTAAGTGAGGAGGGTAGAAGGGTAAGCCCATTTTTGTCGAGCTTCGAACCGTGGGCCACTAGTCCTCAAGGATTTCTCGGTTATGAAAAAAATTATTCGTTTTCAGGGTTTTGGTCTAGTAGTAATAGCGAACGCGTGATGTGTAGGTTAGGCTCACAAAAAAACTTGGCTTTTAAACGGAGAATGGCAGTGGGATGAGCTAATATCTATCGAGTTCTGTATCGTACGCCGCTGACCCTTCAAGATTTTTGAATTATCTAAAaaagttttaaatttttaaaatttgaaacaCTATGTTTTGACAAATACTTTTGAGGCAACCAAAAGAtaagagtttcagagtgaaatggtttaaaaaaaaaaaaaaaaaaggcttgaGGTTGATAGTTCACTACCAACAACCAAAGTAGAGACCACTTGATTTATTCAGAAGGGCAAGGAAATTCTTCCGTCCATATTTGTCCTTTTACTTTTCAAGTCCTTCAATCCAAACA
This sequence is a window from Nicotiana tomentosiformis chromosome 5, ASM39032v3, whole genome shotgun sequence. Protein-coding genes within it:
- the LOC104103501 gene encoding rho GDP-dissociation inhibitor 1-like — encoded protein: MLDRLAGRSHFCFLDGYSGYNQIFIAPEDREKTSFTCLYGIFAFQRMLFGLCNAPATFQRCMIAIFTDMVEDIMKVFMDDFSVVGYSFEDCLHNLRRVLKRKNISTIKEQLLGSVDINAVGESLDPEVKILSLEIKSPGRSDIVLPIPADGNPKSPWFVLKEGSKYSLKFTFQVSNNIVTGLKYTNTVWKTGIKVDSTKQMIGAFSPQLEPYTHEMPEDTTPSGIFARGSYSARTKFLDDDNKCYLEINYTFEIKKDWQEK